TTAAATACATTTGAGCAATTACTCCAACAGAATGATCATATATAGTCAGAAATACCTATTTAGATTCATAAGATTCATAAAATTTGCACGTGAAACTCATTAATGATTTTACAGCTCCAAAAATAATCAGATGCCGTAAGAGATCATATAAGATCATCAGTTAGTAAATTGGTATGTCATCAGTTGTGGTTCCTGCCTTGAAGAGTAGCTATTTGCATTCAAAAGACTAGCATGAACAAGGAAGTAAAATGCATTTCCTTGCAGTATTATTTTGTCCTGCATTGCGTGACAAAATAACTTGTTAGCATTGTTACCTTATTTACTATTCCAGTGGGTAGAAAGTGGCCTCTTATGATGCTTATGCTGAAGTATTGAAATTAAAAACCACCTGCACAAGTTTTTTAAAAAACAAATCTGAGAATTCTAGATAATTTTAATAGGAAGTCGGAGGATAAAATggatgtcataaaatataacacaGGCAAACAAAGCAAGCAAAAGCAATTGTGTAACCTAGCCGTAAAGGTGTAAATTAAAGTACTACTGCGCAGATCATTTTACTTTAAAGAAAAAATCTGTCCATTTTTTCAATATTCTTTAAAAGCTACCAACTGAACTAAAGGTTTTCGTTTTGAGTATAGGAGATAAAAGTTGGGGACGGAAACTAAAGCTATCATATGACGCACAGTTGTTTCCCATACCTCAGATGTAAGGATATGCTACTATGCTAGTGTGACCATGGGAGCCTAACCACTAAATATTAAAGCTCCTTCAGACAAACATATACAAGGATTATCCTTATTTTTTTGAGAAACTTAATTGGCCAATAAGTTCCCCCAAGGGTCAGCCAAGAAGTCCTTCACGGGGGCTCCAATGAAAAATCAAAAAAACCATAATTTACATCTAAGAGCTCCAGGTAGTTTCCTGATTAGGCTTGCCGAAATTGTAATAAAAAATTTAGCCCAAATCATATTACACTTGATCTACAAATGCCTCATTAGGATCAACAGGATTTCAATACACGATTCCAGCACCAAAGTCGCAGCATAAAATAGAAAACATTTGGACAATATATGAATagaattatttattttagttgaGGTGACAATgtgaatatttttattttagttcTTAAAACTTGGTCAGAAATATGAAGTTCTTGCCTAATGAAATGTTTCTCCACTGCATGTAGTCTATATTAAACTTGAACAGCTAAAATGAATAGGAGTTTTCAGTATAGTGACTGCAACAATTGAAGAGAATATATAATAGAAATTGAATTATAATATAAGTATAGATGATAGTAGAAGTCTTATAAAGAGGATCCAGTATTTACTATACAACTTTTCTGTTACTATGTAGTTTTGAATTTGAGATACTCCAATTCCATTATAACTGATGTTTATTTATCAAAACACGATAGTTAATTTAATTCTAACTAATGTTTGTTCATCTAAACACCTATAAAAAATAAGTTAACCAATACAAGCCCGATGAAAAGAATGATCAGCTTACCCCTCGTTCAGCAATTGTATCGGGTTGCAGCAGAGCTTAAGGATCAAGCTCAATCTACTGATCTCTCACTAGATGAATAAATTGAAGATGAATTTGTCAGAGTTCTTCTGTTCTTCACAGCTCGGATCTGGTCTGCAAGTGAAGCTTCCTTGTGTATTTGATCTCTCTTAATTGACTCCAAATCAATTCTTTCCCAAGACCGGTGATCCTGACTGGTAAATTGACCGGTTGTGGATTTTCTCCTGTGCATCTATAGACAGGCAAGAGGTAAAATATAAGAAAAGTAGGCTGCTAACTAGGTGAGTACAAAATAAACGCTCATCTGTGTACAATGCTTTAAAGTCAATATGCATGTTTTTTGTTACCAATTTTTTGAAGGATATATGATTTTTTCGGTGAAAACGTAGTTAATTAAGAAGGCACAAAttaaaaattctcaaaatcaataacATCTAATTTACTGTTCAGCATTTAACACATTGATATAAAAACAGCCAAGGCAGATTTCAGCCATACATTTTcttagaaaaaaattaaaaacttgACAGTTTTATGCGTCGATATGTAACTGAAGATTCCATTGAATCCAACTATCCAGCAATCAAATTAACATTCCCTGATTTTGTAGACATGACACCACAATCGATTAAATTTGCGATAAAATTATGAGAGGAAAAAATTATTTGTTCTGATGGATTTTTTTATTTTAACCTTTGTTAATCTTTCCTTTAGTCTTAGTTCTTGAGCAACAACCAACTCCTCTATCTCTTCTTTTGACTTCTTGTGCGTGGTTCTCTTTCTTTCTCCCTTAAATTTTGCCTTCTCTTGTACTTCTCTCTTTTCAGCAAGCCTCATCAGCTTCTCTGCTTGCGATTGTGCTTTTCTCTGACTGCGTATGCGTACCATTTCCTTTGCACTTACCTTGTCTGCTGCCCACTGACGCTGTTCAAATTCTATCTCACTTTTTATCTTCTCATAGCTGTTCCAGTCAAGTTCTTCTTCATCACTTCCACCTATCTTAGCAGCTTCTGCAATACTGGAAGCCCATGATATAAACAATTTTTCCCCAGCCCTTCTCTCCTTTAACCGCTCGTCCCAAAGCCGTCTAAGGGATGAGCGTATTCTAGCCTTTGTTTGGTTACTGCAAAAGAAAAAGACATTAACTTGCAAGACTTCCTTTGCATTTTGATCTCGACATTCAGGGCAACTTGCCATGAATTCATTGTGATTATAGATTAACTTCACACTGCAATTAACTAGCATGTGTTACACATACCGCAAAACTCGAATAATATTGACCATATTTATTTCAtaacttttaattattttgaCTTGATTTAGGTACAAAAAAAATGaagtaaaaattaaaataatatatttacaGACTATATTCATAAAGTCGGTTACATTTCCGACTAAATTTTTATTATCTCATGGTTTGATTGAAAAAACAGGGTAGTGGATCCTCTCCCCTTCTAGTACATGGATCTGCCTATACCTATTTACACCCAAAGACCGagaagaaataaaataaattaaacaaGTCAAGTTGAATAACATGGGTGTTGGTATGGGACATGACAAGTGTAAAATAGGAAGAATAATATTGAAAAATAAAAGGGTTAGGTATAagatagggaataaaataaaccctgattgcgtaattgatatcgcattaattatattGAAATTGGGTTGGTTgttaagcccattagaagagTCCCAAGCCCTTGTTAGGGGCCCAAAAATAGGCCAGGAGTATAATTGgtgttaaaattaattaaatcagaTACGATCCAATGACGAAGCCCAGTTAGAGAGGGcccaaaatcctgaatattaattaattaattagggATAAAACAACTATCAAGATAAGTCCCAATGAGGATAtaaaatccttgtagattagcccccaagggacctaataggataaggaatcagtttcctacttcctaggactccaaagtccattctaattcaaaGACTTGTCCAcaaagtctcctaaccctagtccaattcaaggactcccaacatctatataatgggtctcaccccaccaatcagaactacgttttttggcttgattctctaattcacagagatacgtaggcatctcgtaaaggcagaattaagctacgaaacacgagagcagtcaTTAAAGGCCATGAGCTCCCGatccttagtattaaatacagcaattaatatatcttaagtttttatccataacatttggcgccgtctgtggaaagagcacaacaaccatggcgagaacacggaggACAAGCAGCGCCCTTGTAGGAGGAACacccgcggggacaacccaaacgatttcgtcaaccgtggaggtacctccacattcaacttatgatgccacccaaggagaagcccaggtaggggcaactgaacctcagccacaagggacgattccctcggctactcaagggacgaatccccaacttcagcagctacacacacctgtgaattctcgacccgttgggtatgagtattcaactattgtgactactaaaccccttatgggatgcccctttaccccgaggttggaggaagtggacatgctggacggagtgaagcacgaagGCAAACACCCCCCTACAttcaaggtttggctcctatcccggaggatcaggaatttccgggtccttatactgagagagattccaaatcttcggatgatgaagtggccccaaggaggcgtgctggcaaagaaccGATGGCTGATGGCAACCAACGTCCTAGGAGTACCCGAGGGGTGAATCCTCAAGAGGTGCAGGAGAATCAAGGcccacgaggctgagattcaaaggctgaagcgcgacaCCAGGCTCTCAGActcccattaccacctagggggagaaatcctcctccaatcatagacctggatggtccgtcacaaagaaAGGTTGTAGTCCCGAGAGCTGttccaagcaatcttcttccccttggagatcctgatgatcctactccaccattcactgaagagataatgaatgcccatatctcaagaaagttcaagacGCCCAcaatcaaagcttatgatggcacgggagatcccgctaatcatgtcagaacattctccaatgcactgttgttgcagcccgtgaatgacgctattaagtgtcaggcctttcctcaaaccctgtcgggtatggctcaaagatggcatagtcgtttgcccccgaactctattgggtccttcagaaaATTAAGTCAgacttttattaagcagttcatcagcgggatAGTTCATGGGAAAAGTTCAGCATcactcatgagcattgtgcagggagcaaaggaatccttaagagactacctgaatcgtttcacgaaggaagctttaaaagtcccggaccttgatcacaaggtagccatgatagcactgcaacagggaactagggatgagttctttaagatgtccttggccaagcgcccccctgaaagcatgttgcaactccaagatagggtcgggaagtacatcaaggtggaagagagcatgaggaagactgtagtgagcaacgagcccgctggatgcaagaagcggaaaactgatctggaatatatcgctaaggataagtatcctagaactgagcaaaactctgattcaacccctaagaagggaggGTCTGGGCAAAAGTTcgctgaatacgctaagctgaatgctcttagaagccagatcttgatggaaatcgagaaagatcaagatattcgttggcctaaacccttgaaggcagatcctagacaagagcaaatactgtagatttcacaaagatgttggtcatgacaccgatgagtgctggcaactgaaagatgaaatacaattcctcattcggaaaggaagattgaacaagtatactggaaaAGGAAGAGGTAGGAATAACAATGGGAcaaagaactttgaagatcgtaggagggaccaagacgatcaggggcggaatccccagcctaggggaccggttataaatgcaatctttggaggaccgcgaccccgagggcctgtgataaacacaatttttggaggatcAACTGTTgttggattatccaagaactccaggaaagcatatactagagaagttatgcatattgttggggaagccccgaaaagggccaggacaggaatgacaatggcttttgatgattctgacctggagggtgtgaaatttcccatgatgacccgctggtcataacaccgataataggaaacagcccggttaagaggatccttgtggataatggtgcttcactggatatcttgctccatgacacctttttaaggatgagttataatgattctcaactaaccccgaccgatatgccgatatatggatttgcgggagtggagtgccccgtggaagggataatcaagttgccaacgaccataggacaggaaccaaggcaagcaacacagatgttggactttgtggtggtgaaggctagttcaacttataatgctatcatggggagaacagggatacatgccttcaaagCAGTctcttcttcctaccattcagtaatgaagtttttcacccggaatgggattgaagaagagagaggagatcaaaaaatgactagaagttgttatgtggcctcactaagggcagatggagtcggggggcaagttttgcctattgaagatctggatatccgagaaaatgatgagaaaagagggtAGCTCCTGAgaatcctgagaaagtgactttcgttggagccacactagaggagccccttagagggtagttggtgaaattttttaaagaaaatagtgatgtgtttgcatggtcggcagctgatatgccgggaatagacccggaactgattactcacaagctgaatgtggatctgagtcggaagacggtgaagcaaaagaaaagaagttttgctccagagaggcaagaaactataaaacaggaagtagacaagctcttagaggctggtttcattaaggagatacaatttctagaatggttagcaaaccctgtaatggtgaatgccaatggaaaatggaggatgtctgtggacttcactgatctgaatgacgcatgtcctaaggactgtttcccattgccaaggatagatactttgatagatgtcattgctgggcatgagatgctgagcttcatggatggatttagtggatacaatcagatcaagatgcacaaggacgacatcccaaaggtatcattcatcactgactttggtgtttattgttatcttgttatggcatttggtctcaagaatgcaggagccacctatcaaaggttggtaaataaaatttttaaggatcttattggcaaaaccatggaagtttatgttgaacacatgttagtcaagagtctagtaaagactgaccatataactcatttgagggaagctttcgaggtcctgaggtaccacaagatgatgttaaatcctacaaagtgtgctttcggagtaggatttggaaagtttttgggattgatggtctccaagagaggaatcgaggccaatcccgataaaaaAAGGCAgtcctggacatggagcccccgaaaaactatcaaagatgttcaaaagctcactagaagggttgctgcattgggacgattcatctcaaagtccggagacaagtgtttgtcgttcttcaagtctttaaagaaggttaagaattttgtatggagtgaggaaagccagaatgcgttcgaggaattaaagaaatatatgacccaggccccgttgttggccaagctagctttgaatgaagttttatacttgtacttggtcgtttcagagagtgccttgagcgctgtattggttaaggaggaactgaaaatccagaaacccgtgtactatgtcagtaaaattctgcatggagccgagttgaattattcaactattgaggagtttgctttagccttggtaatggcttcaagaaagttacgtccttactttgaggctcatcaaattgaggtgctaacaaatcagcccctgagaaatatcatttaTAGTCCCcaggctagtgggaggttgatcaagtgggcaatagagctgggagaattcgacatcaagtataagtcacgaacggcaataaaagcccaggcattggctgacttcgtggtggaatgtaccatacctaaccaagaagtcggggggcaggaagataccatacctcaagtcaaggaagttgataagggggacaaagaaaaggatgacaaggagaaggaatattgggttctctattttgatggagcatcaaaaacaaattcaggtggagcaggtttggttttgcaaagccccggtgggttcttaattgaatatgctatgaagttagactttccaaccacaaacaatgaggcagaatatgaagctctgatagctggacttggcttagcagggacacttagagttaagaacttaaaggtctgtggagactcgaagctggtcatatcccaggtgaaggagagtttgaggcaagagatggtacgatggctaagtatgtccgcctagtaagggctgtgatgacccaattcgatgaatgtcatgatgagcacattccaaggaaggaaaatgctaaggcggaagcattatcaaagtttgcttcatctgagagaggaaagttcaggaagtgtatacttccgcgttctgaagacacggagcattgatggatagatcccattaagacccatattcaaaccggttggttgccaaatgatgctactgaagcacggaagttggttgttcgagcactaagatactccttgatagatgggattttgtataaaagatcttatgctgttccttacttaagatgtctcaggcccgatgaggcacgcttggctcttgaagaagtgcatgaaggtatatgtggccaacacttggggggcagagcactagctcataagataacccgtttaggcttctattggccagaaatgatggttgatgccaaagagtatgtgaagaagtgtgaccgctgtcagaagcatgcacctgtcgttagacaacccccgagatgctgacctccatcaactcacccatcccctttgctatgtggagaatggatatacttgggcctttccccatggccacggcacaaaggaagttatctgaagtctcctcggacgtctcctGAGTTGGCCCCTCGGAAGTTTCTTCAGAAGTCTCCATCGAGGTCTCCTCAGAACTACCCTCGGACGCCTTCGATGCCTTAGGGGACGCtggttttggaggctcttccaacCTCGCCTTCTTAATAAGGGGCTCGGCCTCTttctcagaagaagattcctcctcttcagagctggattcaGGCTCCCTCCTTTTTTGGCCCTGGCTTCCTGATGGCGCTCTGATCGGGGACGCTGAAGTGCCCTCCTTAATAAGATCAGCGAGCTTATCTGAAACGCCTCCTAGCGCTGGGACGTGCACAAGGCAAGGGAAGGAAGATTGTTCAGGAACCTCAGGAAACTCGTCCTGGATAACCTCaacagcagcgtcccagccttccttatagctgactggatgaaggagggcatcgtgctccaagtcctgttgaaggacaaggtcATGATAGTCTACAGGGGAAATAGAATGCATAGATcgaccattccttggcaagtgttgtgttgccaacaatcgaatcctttCCCCGGATTCCCCAGGCAGGTTGGAAGAAAGCCCCTGGTTTCTGTTTTGTACGCAAAGGTTGGTTGGGGTCTTCCTCGTCTCCTTCCTTCGCCTGGAGAAGGAACTCTGGGAAGCGATCCCCAAAGCGCGAGTCCTTGAAGACCTTCACGACGCGTTTCATCCTGAtcgtttccaggtctttaggcttggtagcctcttcAATTTTCTCAGCAACTGTAACGAATAAGTGAAGTGGATTGAGAAATTAGTAAAGTAAAAAGTGGGAGAAACGAAGATAACTAGAAAAGGAAGAAAACATACCTTTTTTAGGAACGGGTTAAAGGCCACGTTCCAAAAGAActgtctccctgataagatctcAAGAGTGGGAAGTCCAattatcttgagtaaggaggttgaagGCCTTAGTCTCCTCCTCGGTCAAAactatgtcattcgggctccctCCCACAGCTTGCCCAAAAGACGAGCGAAAGAGAGTCCCCCAGTCGCCACCTTCCCAGAGGACGTAAAGAAACTCcttccaccccaagttattgtcagggatggacttctcGTTCACTATGTGAGGAACAGTGAGGCgttggttcaaagaaacccaccccggattcttgtcagggctgttcttgaactgaaataTCTTTCTGAACACGGCGACAGAAGGAGGGACGTCGTGCTTGGCACATTGCGACAAGTAGCaaagaatcaacctccaagagtttggaggaATTTGGCAAGGGCtaatgcccacatcagctagcaaaatAGGGATAAATGGATGAAAGGGGAGTCTAATACATGCCCCTAAAGTCTCCCTATAGACGCATAGAGCGTCTTTCTTCCACTGGCATGCCCTGTCGGCCGGccccgcaagaaccagcttgaagGGTTCCTTGATCTTGAAATAAGTTTTCAACTTATCCAACTCCATTGCATCCCTGAAGATACTGATGTGATcatgcgcgtccagatgcgcgtcagacgggtactcatcccctcgagtgttgatcatatcaatcaaggaagtaTACCTTGATCAAATGGGGAACTCATTAGACTTtttggccacgttcatcttggccaaacgggtcattctcttatcagccatctgaaaaagggcgtaaaagaagacaattttaaacacaaactatgcaaaaacgagcaaaagaaaagaagaggGGAGGGTatttacctgaagtaatgctgcAAAAAAGGGACCGGGTTGCTAAAAGCGAAGGCTTTGGGGCTCAAAAACTCCGACCTACAGTTATTTCTCCGAGATCTTTaagagaagaagagagaaagagaattcagaaatgagaaagtgagaagtgattgactctactcactcctttatataagGAAGGAAACGAAGATGAATGGACAAAAAGCCCAGAAAGTTGGAAGCCCaaaagaaaaaagcccagaatctagaatattccagaatatttcCGGGCATTTTAAATAATTCTAAAGGAAATGTATAAATAGAGGCCCAAGtcgaggcccaaatccaattaggatttagaaaaatagaggcccaaatcaaagcccaaatccaattaggatttagaAGAATACAGGCCCAAATCAAAGgccaaatccaattaggatttggaaaaatagaggcccaaAATAAAAAAGTCCAACTCCAAGTTGAATTAAAAAAAAGCCCAACAAAAAAAAACCATCAAATAGACCAGGATCGAGATTGAGGTTGAGGTCGTGAATTCTGTTCAAAAACCTTCGAACAGGAGCCAGAAAAACAACCATCAAATAGACCAGGATCGAGATCGAGGTTCAGGTCGTGAATTCTGTTCGAAAACCTTCGAACAGGAGTAAGAAAAACAACCATCAAATAGACCAGGATCGAGATCGAGGTTGAGGTCGTGAATTCTGTTCGAAAACCTTCGAACAGGAGCCAGAAACACAACCATCAAATAGACCAGGATCGAG
The sequence above is drawn from the Apium graveolens cultivar Ventura chromosome 2, ASM990537v1, whole genome shotgun sequence genome and encodes:
- the LOC141707932 gene encoding uncharacterized protein LOC141707932 — its product is MIIPELGFSFKCAPISGLPNMSQLLQFGYVAEYSICQPNTILLKCRISNIRNMPPSFTSFLGTHSCTPFPKSFCVRDVWYATHTCEPQFGGKSSHREMTSQQIHFSCFDEFEFDFEDDPELVRRRKIGLANKGKVPWNKGRKHSAETRERIRQRTIEALRDPKVKKKMSEFPRAHSNQTKARIRSSLRRLWDERLKERRAGEKLFISWASSIAEAAKIGGSDEEELDWNSYEKIKSEIEFEQRQWAADKVSAKEMVRIRSQRKAQSQAEKLMRLAEKREVQEKAKFKGERKRTTHKKSKEEIEELVVAQELRLKERLTKMHRRKSTTGQFTSQDHRSWERIDLESIKRDQIHKEASLADQIRAVKNRRTLTNSSSIYSSSERSVD